The genomic region ggccttgacaacatattagagtggggaaaaagaaatccatcatttcttcGCTTGAGAtaccgtaaaaataatggatttctttttccccaacctaatatttcaagATGATGAAAATCTGAGAGGAAACCCTCTTTCTAAACAATTACCCGAAAAACTGAATCTAGTCAATCTTGTAGCACATttagtcagctttaattttgtatggaattgtcttatcgctaggacacatagtttccgagatataaggggaaaatcgaaaaaggggaccttctatgtgCCCCTTGCAccacgctcacctcctaggagtggggacttttaatatgtttacctcctaactagtccaaacaaagacccaaagttaaagtTGTGTTCCTCCCATTTCCccctacaacttttcgttgacggGACTatacataaaaatttgtataaatgcgtataaaatattttgaaacgACATGTTTGCCCAATTTCAATTGCTCCGGATGGTATGTCGTCGCATTATACAATTAAAATTCTTCTGTCGAAGTTTATAGTCGACACGCTAATGCGTGCATTGTGTCTCAACGTGTAAAATCCAAAAGAGATTATCGAAATTGGCCCACTAAAGTCATTACAACGGTTTTGGTTGCCGAGCCGTAAAATGAAACTCGCGAAGCAAATCAATCGGCGAGATTCGTTAATACTCAGACAACATTGTTACACTTCGGATTCGTAATGTGAATCGCGTGCAACCGGCGTAAACAAATTAGAGACATCGGATCCGATCCGACCGTGCTGTACAAATGCATGGCTTATATTATAATTGAATAACGCAATTACATGCGGCTTGGCCTAGCGAAAATCCATCGAGCATGTGTTATTTATCTGCAAATTTAACCGCGTTAACTCGCAATACGCGTTTCCGCCGAGTGGTGCATTAATATCCGGAAATCAATTGGATTGGTAACACGACTGATTAAGCTCTATCACTGACTTTCTCTGTGCGCGATTGAAATCATATACGGTGGCTCACGAAAGTGGTCGAGTACTTGTTGCTATTAAAACTTCGAACAATAGAAACATACTAGCTCATCCCATGAAACGTTTCCTTTTTTGAGACCATCTTTAACAGTGAAATAATAATACGTACATTTGGTTTGAATCATTGGTGTATTAAACATCCGTTATGAGGTCTGTAAATGAGAGGAAGTACAATAAAGTAGCAATTTAAGTAAATTCTCAGTTCTGTGGCGTGACATATAGATCAGGGTCGGATACttcactcctcaaaagaattaagggatcacttgtgcgaacccgaaaaattggtcccactttacgtgatcataactccgtcaaaaattgccgtatcgacatcgttaaacaatggtttgaaagcctgaaacctctagtttcagatgctctgtttcaaattgttgctatgttggttttttacaaagtcatagcgagatgaagacaacattgacggttaacaaaaattttgtgcaactttggaacatcacacggggagcaacaaatttgttTGATAAATCgcattaatatcatttggaagggctatctttcctgtgtaaattgtgtggctgttgaatattgtgcgttTTTTTTATTGGAGTTATTGAACagtgaagtaaatatgggctttttaactttaactggctccagaaagcgaaaaaatgatcgtagaatcttgtgcaaggaagcaatagaaagagcgtttctttccctTCGgtactttgttttttcaatttcattaacatttcgatataccaggtgattctgaaaatatgcttaaaaaatgcacaatttccatttttcatttaactcgctatatctcggcgagaaatgatcgtaataccgtgacccgaacgtcagattgaagcagagattctgccgattcaattgagtaccccatgaactcgctgcaacaattttttacctatggcagctgtgtttgaagttagtgcttcgcagaaattagcgcgccacgtacagcggctccctgacatctctgaatacacTACCGCGCCGCGCTggcccacagtggaaaatttggaccaaactcgattgaaaatcaaagaactttcgatagaaatgaggtagagcgatgaaatttattttaaattatagctgacactttgcagaatatgggaaaatagggagattgtggtacgattGAGAAAAGGGCGTTTGTCATCCACATTCCGCGAGGTACAACGCCCCCGCTTGCCAGCTCTCCGGGGCCAGTACCACCGTGTCATCCGCATAACATGTGACGCTGACTCACAGCGGCATACTGACCCGCAGGGTCATACGCGAGATTCCATAACAAGGGAAATAATTTGTTATTTACGTGCACAGTAGAAACAGGTTATCTATCTTTAATGAAGCgtgatataaaataaaagatcgagAGTGTCTGTGTTCGTAAGTGCACCCACACACAAGATCCACGGTGCACAAGAAGCGTGTTCATTTTGCGCGTAGCAACGCCGGAAACAGCATTCGTATTCCATGGGACAGAGTTCAACTTAACCGGGAGACCGCCCTCGCAACGTTAAAAATCCTGGGGTTTTACCCGTAACATGAAATCATGTTCCATAAATATTTTCGTACGTGAAAACAGCAACTGCATCCGTCGCGAGATAATTAGAGAAACACATGTAAGCTAATTAACATTTTGTAGGACTTGCAACGCAATTTTATGGAAAATTATTCTATGCGGCTTCGTTCTTCGCGCGTATAATTAACAAGTAGAACAGGGTAAACGAAGCATTTTTGTGAGGGGATCTGATGAGTAATGCTTCCCCGGTTGAGTGATATGAATGTTACGAGACAAGCATGAGTCGAGAATAAACTTACATGCATCAAGGCATGGTAGGTAAAAAGAGAGCACATCGGTGTGTAACTCTTTTTTTTTGGCGCTACTAAACCAGTCTGTACGTGTACATAATGTATTTATACAGTGCTGGGCATAATACATGGATCCACGATACATTATTCCGCCGCCGCTTTAGAAAAACTGAAGACTGACAGTTCCGTGAAATATTTGAGGTGCTAGACGCGGAGGAGTGTAAGTAACGTTCCATTATAGCTATTGTGATAGATTGCGGACACACTGCATAATAGATACAATGTTCAAAGGAAAAGCAGTGTTACATAAATAATACTAGGAGAGCGTTAGAAGAAACGTTTTCGGCAGTCTCGTTTTACGGAATAGAAAATAGAATCGAGAGGCGCGACGATTGTTTGGTTTTATGGAAACGATAGTTTATTTATTCATCTCTTAACCAACTAGCAACAACGCGGTTACAATAACCGAAAACATTGGACTGTCGCAGAACAGGATACTTGCATAACATTTAGAATATAACGAAGTTCCATCTCTCGTATTTGGCCTTGGCCGTGTCTGTTCAGCCCTTGTGTCCCTTATTGTATCCAAACTTCTTCCCAGAGTGATGGTCACCCTTCTTGCCAAACGAATCATGATGGCTGTAATGCTCGTCGTGACCATGTTTTCCGTGATGCCCCTTGTGCTGCTCGTCGAGATGCCCTTTATCGTGATGCCCTTTCTTCCCGTGATGGTCCTCATGGTAACCGGAGTGTTGGTGCCCTTCTTTCTTGTGCTCGCCCTCTTTCTTCTCGTGCTGTCCATGGAAATCCCCGTGCTTCTTGTGATGCCCACCTTTGTGGTAGTCGTCGTAGAACTTGTGCTCTTTGTGGTACTCGTCCTTGTGGAACTTGTTGTGGTACCCTTTGGTCTTATGGCCCTTCTTGTGTCCCTTTTTCTCGCCGAACTTTCCACCCTTGTGCCCCTTCTCTCCTGCATGGTGCTCCCCATATTTCTCGTGCTCGTCATGGTGGCCCTTCTTGTGTCCGCCGTGTTCCTCGTGGTGGCCGGAGTCATGGTGCTTGTCGTGCTCACCTTTGTCGTTCTTGTCGTGATGATGATGGCTCTTGTAGCCTTTCTCGCCCTTGGCCCCGTGCTCCTCGTGGTGGTCCGCGTGATGATTCTCGCCGCCGCCGGACTCGTGGTGATGACCGTGATGACCCGAAGCAGCCGTCTCAAGATCACCGGAAGTGCGGTCGGTCGCGGAATCGGAAGTCGCCACCGGATGTGGCTGGTGACCGTTGGTTTCTCCCGTGGCCTCCCGACGACTACGGTGTGCGCTCAACTCTCGCGCGTAACACGCCTGCTGCACCAGCAGGCAGAAGGCGAGGGAACACACAAGCCGGAGCATCATCTCGATCTGGTCTCGATCATTCGACTGATGACCAACACCGTCAGAAGGATACTTAAATATCCACGGTTCGAATGTTCCGTCACGGGGTCGGCTTGTTTCCACCGATTCCACTTTCATTCGCGCGACCGCAAGCCTTCCTCGGCCGTCCGACTGCGTGGGGAGGACCTTTCACACTTTCTCGCAATTGTAATGAAATGGTCCAATGTTTTTTGAGCTAGGCAATTTGCGGGCAAGGTAGCTGGTCGTTGGTCGATTGGTGGATCGATGACGCAATTGATATCGATGGTTCTCGAAAGCGTCGATCAAGTGACGCGCGAAGCTGGTTGAAGAAGAACGCTGCTTGGAAATGGTTTGAAtagtttgaaattattatttcatcAAAAGATTCCATACCAAAAGATTCTTTACCGAAAGCAGACTtctgcttttaataataatttttcttgtaGACATAAAGAGAGAATTCTCCAAGCATATAGGATCTTTCTAGAATATACAAAATTCAATATGTCTTTTAGATATCTACTTTCCATTAAATTGCATTAAAAGAACCTTAACCCTTGACTGGTCGCGAGGAACTTGGTAGACCCCAGTCATCTTTAAACAGTTTAAACCAGGGATGGCCAACCTTCTGCATACCATGCGTACATTTTTTTCTCATACGAGTTCAGATGCGCCATACAACTTAAGCAGTTTTTCTACCTTCTTACGTTCATCGTTGCGGTTGGGAAATAGGGGTAGAATCTGCTTCGGTTAGGGGAGGAAAAGGGATAACTCAA from Lasioglossum baleicum chromosome 2, iyLasBale1, whole genome shotgun sequence harbors:
- the LOC143218074 gene encoding uncharacterized protein LOC143218074 — encoded protein: MMLRLVCSLAFCLLVQQACYARELSAHRSRREATGETNGHQPHPVATSDSATDRTSGDLETAASGHHGHHHESGGGENHHADHHEEHGAKGEKGYKSHHHHDKNDKGEHDKHHDSGHHEEHGGHKKGHHDEHEKYGEHHAGEKGHKGGKFGEKKGHKKGHKTKGYHNKFHKDEYHKEHKFYDDYHKGGHHKKHGDFHGQHEKKEGEHKKEGHQHSGYHEDHHGKKGHHDKGHLDEQHKGHHGKHGHDEHYSHHDSFGKKGDHHSGKKFGYNKGHKG